One segment of Schistocerca nitens isolate TAMUIC-IGC-003100 chromosome 3, iqSchNite1.1, whole genome shotgun sequence DNA contains the following:
- the LOC126249496 gene encoding uncharacterized protein LOC126249496 encodes MDKKGCRLSLHKSPDVLAKKGEKLLHFVAPEHRENVTIVSCGNAIRQVIPPTILFKGKRRKPEWEDYLPPGKAVEMTDKDSMKTATFIKWIHRFARYKPAKDVILIFDGASSHLDPESCDVAEYHNIRLYCFPSNTAHELQPMDKPVFKSFVSYWDDEVQLYWPTHEREEKIALNRPVLKKSSARCG; translated from the coding sequence ATGGATAAAAAGGGATGTCGCCTCTCACTGCACAAGTCTCCTGATGTTTTAGCGAAGAAAGGTGAGAAACTCTTGCACTTCGTTGCCCCAGAACATAGGGAAAATGTTACCATTGTCTCATGTGGGAATGCAATTCGACAGGTTATTCCTCCTACGATACTTTTCAAAGGAAAGCGACGCAAGCCAGAATGGGAAGACTATTTGCCTCCTGGGAAAGCAGTAGAAATGACAGATAAGGACTCAATGAAAACAGCGACATTTATCAAATGGATACATCGTTTTGCCAGATACAAGCCTGCAAAAGatgttattttgatatttgatgGAGCATCGTCACATTTGGATCCTGAAAGTTGCGACGTTGCTGAATACCACAATATCAGACTTTACTGCTTCCCCAGTAACACAGCACATGAGCTGCAACCCATGGATAAACCAGTATTCAAGTCGTTTGTGTCTTACTGGGATGACGAAGTTCAGCTGTACTGGCCtacacatgaaagggaagaaaaaaTAGCACTTAATAGACCTGTATTGAAAAAATCTTCAGCAAGGTGTGGCTAA